In the Oryza glaberrima chromosome 6, OglaRS2, whole genome shotgun sequence genome, one interval contains:
- the LOC127776898 gene encoding aspartyl protease AED1-like: MPLVRRGGARSDENRGQPTADEVFDRDAVRLRSLFAVPRQLGGVEAGGGAPAPALAAAAGGGVTVTPMVAPISVAPGALEYRVLAGYGAPAQRFPVAFDTNFGVSVLRCKPCVGGAPCDVAFDPSRSSSFAAIPCGSPECAVECTGASCPFTIQFGNVTVANGTLVRDTLTLSPSATFAGFTFGCIEVGADADTFDGAVGLIDLSRSSHSLASRGFLSIGASRPEYSGGDIKYAPMSSNPNHPNSYFVNLVGISVGGEDLPVPPAVFAAHGTLLEAATEFTFLAPAAYAALRDAFRNDMAPYPVAPPFRVLDTCYNLTGLSSVAVPTVALRFAGGTELELDVRQTMYFADPSSVFSSVACLAFAAAPLPAFPVSVIGTLAQRSTEVVYDVRGGRVGFIPGRC; this comes from the exons ATGCCACTGGTGcgccgcggtggcgcgcggAGCGACGAGAACCGCGGGCAGCCGACCGCCGACGAGGTGTTCGACCGTGATGCTGTCCGCCTCCGTTCTCTCTTCGCCGTGCCGCGGCAGCTGGGCGGTGTGGAGGCGGGTGGTGGTGCCCCCGCACCtgctctggcggcggcggcgggtggtggtgtgACGGTTACTCCCATGGTGGCGCCCATCTCGGTGGCTCCTGGCGCGCTGGAGTACCGCGTCCTCGCCGGGTACGGCGCCCCGGCGCAGCGGTTCCCCGTGGCGTTCGACACCAACTTCGGCGTCTCGGTGCTCCGGTGCAAGCCGtgcgtcggcggcgcgccgtgCGACGTGGCGTTCGACCCGTCCCGGTcgtcctccttcgccgccataCCGTGCGGTTCGCCGGAATGCGCGGTAGAGTGCACGGGAGCGAGCTGCCCGTTCACTATCCAGTTCGGGAACGTCACCGTCGCCAATGGCACGTTGGTCAGGGACACCCTCACGCTGTCCCCGTCGGCGACCTTCGCCGGCTTCACGTTCGGGTGCATCGAggtcggcgccgacgccgacacgTTCGACGGCGCCGTCGGGCTGATCGACCTCAGCCGGAGCAGCCACTCGCTGGC ctcCCGCGGCTTCCTCTCCATCGGCGCCAGCCGGCCAGAGTACTCCGGCGGCGACATCAAGTACGCGCCCATGTCGAGCAACCCCAACCACCCAAACTCCTACTTCGTCAACCTCGTCGGGAtcagcgtcggcggcgaggacctCCCCGTCCCGCCCGCCGTGTTCGCCGCCCACGGCACGCtgctggaggcggcgacggagttcACCTTCCTCGCCCCGGCGGCCTACGCGGCGCTGCGCGACGCGTTCAGGAACGACATGGCACCCTacccggtggcgccgccgttcCGCGTGCTCGACACGTGCTACAACCTCACCGGGCTATCCAGCGTCGCCGTGCCGACCGTCGCGCTCAGGTTCGCCGGAGGAACGGAGCTGGAGCTCGACGTGCGGCAGACGATGTACTTCGCGGATCCGTCGAGCGTGTTCTCCTCCGTCGCGTGCCTCgcgttcgccgccgcgccgctcccggcGTTCCCGGTGTCGGTCATCGGAACCCTGGCGCAGCGGTCGACGGAGGTGGTGTACGACGTGCGGGGCGGCAGGGTCGGGTTCATCCCCGGGAGATGCTGA
- the LOC127775555 gene encoding aspartyl protease family protein At5g10770-like: MASAIASSIFLCLLLLLPHLGDSYHTSRYTRGSTHFVVRRSDDLPRASAPPVSCSPIPSGASNGKKLPVLHRLNPCSPLNAGGKQSTTSSVDVSHLAGRRLRSLFAAVQSGDDAAPAPAPAASGGVAIPTTGTPEPGAPGFHDYTVVVGYGTPAQQLAMAFDTGLGISLARCAACRPGAPCDGLAFDPSRSSTFAPVPCGSPDCRSGCSSGSTPSCPLTSFPFLSGAVAQDVLTLTPSASVDDFTFGCVEGSRGELLGAAGLLDLSRDSRSVASRLAAGAGGTFSYCLPLSTTSSHGFLAIGEADVPHNRSARLTAVAPLVYDPAFPNHYVVDLAGVSLGGRDIPIPPHAATASAAMVLDTALPYTYMKPSLYAPFRDAFRRAMARYPRAPAMGDLDTCYNFTGVRHEVLIPLVHLTFRGISGGAGGEGQVLGLGADQMFYMSEPGNFFSVTCLAFAALPSDGDAEAPLAMVMGTLAQSSMEVVHDVPGGKIGFIPGSC, encoded by the exons ATGGCTTCAGCCATTGCCTCCTCCATCTTCCTTtgcctccttcttcttcttcctcacctcGGCGATTCATACCACACCAGCCGCTACACTCGAGGGTCCACGCATTTCGTCGTTCGCCGCTCTGATGACCTTCCACGGGCCTCGGCACCGCCGGTGTCCTGCTCGCCTATCCCTTCCG GTGCGAGTAATGGCAAGAAGCTACCTGTGCTGCACCGGCTGAATCCATGCTCCCCTCTCAATGCCGGAGGGAAGCAGAGCACCACGTCGTCGGTGGACGTCTcccacctcgccggccgccgcctccgctccctGTTCGCCGCCGTCCAGTCCGGCGACGACGCAGCGCCAGCCCCTGCGCCAGCAGCATCGGGCGGCGTCGCCATCCCCACCACCGGCACCCCCGAGCCCGGTGCGCCCGGCTTCCACGACtacaccgtcgtcgtcggctacGGCACGCCGGCGCAGCAGCTCGCCATGGCGTTCGACACCGGCCTCGGCATCTCCCTGGCACGGTGCGCGGCGTGCCGCCCCGGCGCGCCCTGCGACGGCCTGGCGTTCGACCCTTCCCGGTCGTCCACGTTCGCCCCCGTGCCGTGCGGCTCGCCGGACTGCCGGAGCGGCTGCTCGTCAGGGTCGACGCCGTCGTGTCCCCTCACGTCATTCCCGTTCTTGTCCGGCGCCGTGGCGCAGGACGTGCTCACGCTCACGCCGTCGGCGAGCGTCGACGACTTCACGTTCGGCTGCGTCGAGGGCTCCAGGGGCGAGCTCTTGGGCGCCGCCGGGCTGCTCGACCTCAGCCGGGACAGCCGGTCGGTGGCAtcgcggctcgccgccggcgccggtggcacGTTCTCCTACTGCCTACCGCTCTCCACGACCTCCTCCCACGGTTTCCTCGCCATCGGCGAAGCCGACGTGCCCCACAACCGCAGTGCTCGCctgacggcggtggcgccgctggTGTACGACCCGGCCTTCCCAAACCACTACGTCGTAGACCTCGCCGGCGTGAGCCTCGGCGGCCGCGACATCCCGATCCcgccccacgccgccaccgcgtccgCCGCCATGGTCCTCGACACGGCGCTGCCATACACCTACATGAAGCCGTCCTTGTACGCGCCCTTCCGCGACGCGTTCCGGCGCGCCATGGCGCGGTACCCGCGGGCGCCGGCGATGGGCGACCTGGACACGTGCTACAACTTCACCGGGGTGCGGCACGAGGTGCTGATACCGCTCGTCCACCTCACGTTCCGCGGgatcagcggcggcgccggcggcgagggccagGTCCTGGGCCTCGGCGCGGACCAGATGTTCTACATGTCGGAGCCCGGCAACTTCTTCTCGGTGACGTGCCTGGCGTTCGCGGCGCTGCCgtccgacggcgacgcggaggcgcCGTTGGCGATGGTGATGGGGACGCTGGCGCAGTCGTCGATGGAGGTGGTGCACGACGTGCCGGGAGGGAAGATCGGGTTCATTCCGGGGAgctgctga
- the LOC127778079 gene encoding aspartyl protease family protein At5g10770-like, translated as MALPHPPLVVCLLVLISCLLSGGVLAGSRRRYLTASLDELRGYNGHQVHSPPLTSPAATSGRKLSIRNSAAEKPAARDIHVRDRARLRTILQRSSSASAAASLAPYASPPTAMPPIPAVSVAPAPAPAVTIPDRSGTYLDTLEFVVAVGLGTPAQPSALIFDTGSDLSWVQCQPCGSSGHCHPQQDPLFDPSKSSTYAAVHCGEPQCAAAGDLCSEDNTTCLYLVRYGDGSSTTGVLSRDTLALTSSRALTGFPFGCGTRNLGDFGRVDGLLGLGRGELSLPTQAAASFGAVFSYCLPSSNSTTGYLTIGATPATDTGAAQYTAMLRKPQFPSFYFVELVSIDIGGYVLPVPPAVFTRGGTLLDSGTVLTYLPAQAYALLRDRFRLTMEQYTPAPPNDVLDACYDFAGESEVVVPAVSFRFGDGAVFELDFFGVMIFLDENVGCLAFAAMDTGGLPLSIIGNTQQRSAEVIYDVAAEKIGFVPASC; from the exons ATGGCGTTGCCTCATCCGCCGCTGGTGGTGTGCTTGCTCGTGCTGATCAGCTGCCTTCTCAGCGGCGGCGTTCTCGCCGGTTCGCGGCGGCGCTACCTGACGGCCAGCCTCGACGAGCTGCGTGGATACAATGGTCATCAAGTTCATTCCCCTCCCCTGACGTCCCCAG CCGCAACATCTGGCCGCAAGCTCTCGATCCGAAACTCGGCCGCCgagaagccggcggcgcgcgacATCCACGTCCGAGACAGGGCACGGCTGCGCACCATCCTCCAGAGGTCGTCGtccgcgtcggccgccgcctccctcgctccgtacgcgtcgccgccgacggccatGCCACCCATTCCGGCCGTgtcggtggcgccggcgccggcaccggccgTGACAATCCCGGACCGCTCGGGGACCTACCTCGACACGCTGgagttcgtcgtcgccgtcggcctcggcACGCCGGCGCAGCCGTCCGCGCTCATCTTCGACACCGGCAGCGACCTGTCGTGGGTGCAGTGCCAGCCGTGCGGCTCCTCCGGCCACTGCCACCCGCAGCAGGACCCGCTGTTCGACCCGTCCAAGTCGTCCACCTACGCCGCCGTGCACTGCGGCGAGCCCCAgtgcgcggccgccggcgacctgtGCAGCGAGGACAACACCACCTGCCTCTACCTCGTCCGCTACGGCGACGGCTCGTCCACCACCGGCGTCCTCTCGCGCGACACGCTCGCGCTCACCTCCTCCCGGGCGCTCACCGGCTTCCCGTTCGGGTGCGGCACGCGCAACCTCGGCGACTTCGGCCGCGTCGACGgcctcctcggcctcggccgcgGCGAGCTCTCGCTGCCGACGCAGGCCGCCGCGTCGTTCGGCGCCGTCTTCTCCTACTGCCTGCCGTCCAGCAACAGCACGACGGGGTACCTCACCATCGGCGCGACGCCGGCCACCGACACCGGCGCGGCGCAGTACACGGCGATGCTGCGGAAGCCGCAGTTCCCGTCCTTCTACTTCGTCGAGCTCGTCTCCATCGACATCGGCGGGTACGTCCTGCCGGTGCCGCCGGCCGTGTTCACTCGCGGCGGCACCCTCCTCGACTCCGGCACCGTCCTCACCTACCTCCCGGCGCAGGCGTACGCGCTGCTCCGGGACAGGTTCAGGCTCACCATGGAGCAGtacacgccggcgccgccgaacgACGTGCTCGACGCGTGCTACGACTTCGCCGGCGAGAGCGAGGTCGTCGTCCCGGCGGTGTCGTTCAGgttcggcgacggcgccgtgtTCGAGCTCGACTTCTTCGGGGTCATGATCTTCCTGGACGAGAACGTCGGGTGCCTCGCGTTCGCGGCGATGGACACCGGCGGCTTGCCGCTGTCCATCATCGGGAACACGCAGCAGCGATCGGCGGAGGTGATCTACGACGTCGCCGCGGAGAAGATCGGTTTTGTCCCGGCTAGTTGCTGA
- the LOC127777255 gene encoding peroxidase 1-like, translated as MAIARCCVALLLLVVLVAAGSAAAAADQLRVDYYRETCPNVEAIVRDEMEKIIGAAPSLAGPLLRLHFHDCFVRGCDASVLLSSTAGNVAERDAKPNKSLRGFGSVERVKARLEAACPGTVSCADVLTLMARDAVVLARGPTWPVALGRRDGRVSAAGEAAASLPPADGDIATLLRIFAANDLDIKDLAVLSGAHTLGTAHCPSYAGRLYNFTGKNDADPSLDGEYAGRLRARCASATDESGMISEMDPGSYKTFDTSYYRHVAKRRGLFSSDASLLTDATTRDYVRRIATGKFDAEFFSDFGESMTKMGNVQVLTGEEGEIRKKCYVINS; from the exons ATGGCGATCGCCAGGTGTTGtgtcgcgctgctgctgctcgtcgtgCTTGTCGCCGCGGGCtctgcggccgcggcggctgaCCAGCTCCGCGTCGACTACTACCGCGAGACGTGCCCGAACGTCGAGGCCATCGTCCGCGACGAGATGGAGAAGATCATCGGCGCCGCCCCCAGCCTCGCCGgcccgctcctccgcctccatttccacgactgcttcgtccgG GGGTGCGACGCGTCCGTGCTGCTCAGCTCCACCGCGGGGAACGTGGCGGAGCGCGACGCGAAGCCGAACAAGAGCCTGCGCGGGTTCGGCTCCGTGGAGCGGGTGAAGGCGAGGCTGGAGGCGGCGTGCCCGGGCACCGTGTCGTGCGCCGACGTGCTCACGCTCATGGCGCGCGACGCCGTCGTGCTGGCGCGGGGCCCCACCTGGCCGGTCGCCCTGGGGAGGAGGGACGGCAGGgtgtccgccgccggcgaggccgccgccagcCTGCCACCCGCCGACGGCGACATCGCGACGCTCCTCAGGATCTTCGCCGCCAACGACCTCGACATCAAGGACCTCGCCGTGCTCTCCGGCGCGCACACCCTCGGCACGGCGCACTGCCCGTCCTACGCCGGCAGGCTCTACAACTTCACCGGCAAGAACGACGCCGACCCGTCGCTGGACGGCGAGTACGCCGGCAGGCTGAGGGCCAGGTGCGCGAGCGCCACCGACGAGTCCGGCATGATCTCCGAGATGGACCCGGGCAGCTACAAGACGTTCGACACCAGCTACTACCGCCATGTCGCGAAGCGGAGGGGGCTCTTCTCCTCCGACGCGTCGCTGCTCACCGACGCCACCACCAGGGACTACGTGCGGCGGATCGCCACCGGCAAGTTCGACGCCGAGTTCTTCAGCGACTTCGGCGAGTCCATGACCAAGATGGGCAACGTCCAGGTGCTCaccggggaggaaggagagatcAGGAAGAAGTGCTACGTCATCAACTCGTAG
- the LOC127776899 gene encoding aspartyl protease family protein At5g10770-like → MRVALLLLCVFVSVVGVVRAFAAQGIDALPTMAYEPAGAAKKDSVGGACTVRASSDPNRASVPLVHRHGPCAPSAASGGKPSLAERLRRDRARANYIVTKATGGRTAATALSDSAGGGTSIPTFLGDSVDSLEYVVTLGIGTPAVQQTVLIDTGSDLSWVQCKPCGAGECYAQKDPLFDPSSSSSYASVPCDSDACRKLAAGAYGHGCTGVSGGAAALCEYGIEYGNRATTTGVYSTETLTLKPGVLVADFGFGCGDHQHGPYEKFDGLLGLGGAPESLVSQTSSQFGGPFSYCLPPTSGGAGFLTLGAPPNSSSSTAASGFSFTPMRRLPSVPTFYIVTLTGISVGGAPLAIPPSAFSSGMVIDSGTVITGLPATAYAALRSAFRSAMSEYRLLPPSNGGVLDTCYDFTGHANVTVPTISLTFSGGATIDLAAPAGVLVDGCLAFAGAGTDNAIGIIGNVNQRTFEVLYDSGKGTVGFRAGAC, encoded by the exons ATGCGTGTCgcgctgctgctgttgtgcGTGTTCGTCTCTGTGGTTGGCGTTGTtagggccttcgccgcccaggGCATCGATGCCCTGCCCACGATGGCCTACGAGCCCGCCGGTGCGGCAAAGAAAGACAGCGTCGGTGGCGCATGCACTGTGCGCG CGAGTTCCGACCCGAACCGCGCTTCCGTGCCTTTGGTGCACCGGCACGGGCCGTGCGCGCcatcggcggcgagcggcggcaagcCATCTCTCGCCGAGAGGCTCCGCCGCGACCGCGCCCGCGCGAACTACATCGTCACCAAGGCCACCGGCGGCCGCACGGCGGCTACCGCGCTGTCGgactccgccggcggcggcacgagcaTCCCGACGTTCCTGGGCGACTCCGTCGACTCGCTGGAGTACGTCGTCACGCTCGGCATCGGCACGCCGGCCGTCCAGCAGACCGTCCTCATCGACACCGGCAGCGACCTGTCGTGGGTGCAGTGCAAGCCGTGCGGCGCCGGCGAGTGCTACGCCCAGAAGGACCCGCTGTTCGacccgagctcgtcgtcgtcgtacgcCTCGGTCCCGTGCGACTCCGACGCGTGCAGGAAGCTCGCGGCCGGCGCGTACGGCCATGGCTGCACGGgcgtctccggcggcgccgccgcgctgtgcGAGTACGGGATCGAGTACGGCaaccgcgccaccaccaccggggTGTACAGCACGGAGACGCTGACGCTCAAGCCCGGCGTCCTCGTCGCCGACTTCGGCTTCGGCTGCGGCGACCACCAGCACGGCCCCTACGAGAAGTTCGACGGCCTCCTCGggctcggcggcgcgccggAGTCGCTCGTGTCGCAGACGTCGTCCCAGTTCGGCGGGCCCTTCTCGTACTGCCTCCcgccgacgagcggcggcgccgggttcCTCACCCTCGGCGCGCCgcccaacagcagcagcagcacggcggCCAGCGGCTTCTCGTTCACGCCGATGCGCCGCCTCCCCTCGGTGCCGACGTTCTACATCGTGACGCTCACCGGCATCAGCGTCGGCGGTGCGCCGCTCGCCATCCCGCCGTCGGCGTTCTCGAGCGGCATGGTCATCGACTCCGGCACGGTCATCACGGGGCTCCCGGCGACGGCCTACGCGGCGCTCCGGTCAGCGTTCCGGAGCGCCATGTCCGAGTACCGGCTCCTGCCGCCGTCGAACGGCGGCGTGCTCGACACGTGCTACGACTTCACCGGACACGCCAACGTCACCGTGCCGACGATCTCCCTGACGTTCAGTGGCGGCGCCACGATCGACCTCGCTGCGCCGGCGGGTGTTCTGGTCGACGGCTGCCTTGCCTTCGCCGGAGCAGGGACGGACAACGCCATTGGAATCATTGGCAACGTGAACCAACGCACGTTCGAGGTTCTGTACGATTCTGGCAAGGGAACCGTCGGATTTAGGGCCGGTGCTTGCTGA